One genomic window of Micromonospora sp. WMMD1128 includes the following:
- a CDS encoding amidohydrolase family protein → MTNPSTLYRGGVLHCPAEPSATALLVRDGRIAWLGADADAPPADRVVELAGALVTPAFVDAHVHATDTGLALSGLDLSAVRSAGELLAAVSAFAGGLPGDAVVLGHGWDESSWVDPVLPDAAAVDRAAGGRRVYLSQASIHSALVSASLLAACPEAAGAAGFDGSGWLRRDAHHVVRAAAFGSVTRAQRVAAQRRALAHAASLGIAAVHECGGPDISDEEDFTGLLAVSGDGVPEVYGYWGELLGAARARDLGAVGAGGDLFADGALGSRTAHVSAAYLDGESGACGHGYVSAEQVRDHLLDCAAHGMQGGFHAIGDAAIGTVLAGFAQAAATLGTERVRAARHRVEHAEIMSKRLIAGFVEYGIVASMQPAFDRLWGGSGRMYESRLGLARSLESNPMGAMHGVGVALAFGSDSPVTPVDPWGSVRAAAAHHNPSQRMSVRAAFAAHTRGGWRAVHLDNEGVLALGAPATFAVWDTPAGVERGLPVVLAEDPELRGPADPTPLPVCRATVLRGDVIYQEGSS, encoded by the coding sequence ATGACGAACCCCTCGACGCTGTACCGCGGTGGAGTGCTGCACTGTCCGGCCGAGCCGAGCGCGACGGCGCTGCTGGTGCGGGACGGGCGGATCGCCTGGTTGGGTGCGGACGCGGACGCGCCGCCGGCCGATCGGGTGGTGGAGTTGGCCGGGGCGTTGGTGACGCCGGCGTTCGTGGACGCGCATGTGCACGCCACGGACACGGGGCTGGCGTTGTCGGGGCTGGATCTGTCGGCGGTGCGGTCGGCCGGTGAGTTGTTGGCGGCGGTGTCGGCGTTCGCGGGCGGGTTGCCGGGTGACGCGGTGGTGCTGGGGCACGGGTGGGACGAGTCGTCGTGGGTGGATCCGGTGTTGCCGGACGCGGCGGCGGTGGATCGGGCGGCGGGGGGCCGCCGGGTGTATCTGTCGCAGGCGTCGATCCATTCGGCGTTGGTGTCGGCGTCGTTGCTGGCGGCGTGTCCGGAGGCGGCGGGGGCGGCCGGGTTCGACGGGTCGGGGTGGTTGCGGCGTGACGCGCACCATGTGGTGCGGGCGGCGGCGTTCGGGTCGGTGACGCGGGCGCAGCGGGTGGCGGCGCAGCGTCGGGCGTTGGCGCATGCGGCGTCGTTGGGGATCGCGGCGGTGCACGAGTGCGGTGGTCCGGACATTTCCGACGAGGAGGACTTCACCGGGCTGTTGGCGGTGTCCGGGGACGGGGTGCCGGAGGTGTACGGGTACTGGGGTGAGCTGCTGGGTGCGGCGCGGGCCCGGGATCTGGGTGCGGTGGGCGCCGGTGGGGATCTGTTCGCGGACGGGGCGTTGGGGTCGCGGACGGCGCACGTGTCGGCGGCGTACCTGGACGGGGAGTCGGGGGCGTGCGGGCACGGGTACGTGTCGGCGGAGCAGGTGCGTGACCATTTGCTTGATTGTGCGGCGCACGGGATGCAGGGCGGGTTCCACGCGATCGGGGACGCGGCGATCGGCACGGTGTTGGCGGGGTTCGCGCAGGCGGCGGCGACGTTGGGCACGGAGCGGGTGCGGGCGGCCCGGCATCGGGTGGAGCACGCGGAGATCATGAGCAAGCGGTTGATCGCCGGTTTCGTGGAGTACGGGATCGTGGCGTCGATGCAGCCGGCGTTCGACCGGTTGTGGGGTGGTTCGGGGCGGATGTACGAGTCGCGGTTGGGGTTGGCCCGGTCGTTGGAGTCGAATCCGATGGGCGCGATGCACGGGGTGGGGGTGGCGTTGGCGTTCGGGTCGGATTCGCCGGTGACGCCGGTGGATCCGTGGGGGTCGGTGCGGGCGGCGGCGGCGCATCACAACCCGTCGCAGCGGATGAGTGTGCGGGCGGCGTTCGCGGCGCACACGCGCGGCGGGTGGCGGGCGGTGCACCTGGACAACGAGGGTGTGTTGGCGTTGGGTGCGCCGGCGACGTTCGCGGTGTGGGACACCCCGGCCGGGGTGGAGCGGGGGCTGCCGGTGGTGTTGGCGGAGGACCCGGAGTTGCGGGGGCCGGCGGATCCGACGCCGTTGCCGGTGTGCCGGGCCACGGTGTTGCGCGGTGACGTGATCTATCAGGAAGGCAGTTCGTGA
- a CDS encoding zinc-binding alcohol dehydrogenase, whose amino-acid sequence MGLHRVVEPAGVLPQAAWRLDADPAVAANEVRIRVQRLNLDAASFRQLAEKHGGDGEKVRAEVLEIISTRGKMQNPVTGSGGMLIGVVEEAGRRSPLGLRPGDRVATLVSLTLTPLMILDGLARWDGRSEQVPCDGYAILFARSIAAVLPDDLHPELSLAVLDVCGAPALTARVVAEQVARRGREGDPRPVAVAVIGGAGKSGSLSLAAARRAGAGRTVGVVPVAAERDALERAGLADAVALADARDPVGLSTAVTTALGVPADVTVVCVDVPGCEHGAVLATADGGTVVFFSMATSFAAAALGAEGLAADVTMLVGNGFVPGHAELALELLRAEPGVRGLFEARLAAD is encoded by the coding sequence GTGGGTCTGCACCGAGTCGTGGAACCTGCGGGGGTGCTGCCGCAGGCGGCCTGGCGCTTGGACGCCGATCCCGCTGTCGCGGCGAACGAGGTGCGGATCCGGGTGCAGCGGCTGAACCTGGACGCGGCGAGTTTCCGGCAGCTGGCGGAGAAGCACGGCGGGGACGGGGAGAAGGTCCGCGCCGAGGTGCTGGAGATCATCTCGACCCGGGGGAAGATGCAGAACCCGGTGACCGGTTCGGGCGGCATGTTGATCGGCGTCGTGGAGGAGGCGGGTCGCCGCTCCCCGCTGGGACTGCGGCCGGGGGACCGGGTGGCGACGCTCGTGTCGTTGACGTTGACGCCGCTGATGATCCTCGACGGGCTGGCCCGGTGGGACGGGCGCAGTGAGCAGGTGCCGTGCGACGGCTACGCGATCCTGTTCGCGCGGTCGATCGCCGCGGTGTTGCCGGACGATCTGCATCCGGAGTTGTCCCTCGCGGTGCTGGACGTGTGTGGGGCGCCGGCGTTGACGGCGCGGGTGGTGGCCGAGCAGGTGGCGCGGCGTGGCCGGGAGGGTGATCCGCGTCCGGTGGCGGTGGCGGTGATCGGTGGGGCCGGCAAGAGCGGGTCGCTGTCTCTCGCGGCGGCGCGGCGGGCCGGTGCGGGTCGTACGGTCGGGGTGGTGCCGGTGGCGGCGGAGCGGGATGCGCTGGAGCGGGCCGGGTTGGCCGACGCGGTGGCCCTCGCGGACGCCCGGGATCCGGTGGGGTTGTCGACGGCGGTGACCACGGCGCTGGGTGTGCCGGCGGACGTGACGGTGGTGTGCGTGGACGTGCCGGGGTGTGAGCACGGCGCGGTGCTGGCCACGGCGGACGGCGGCACGGTGGTCTTCTTCTCGATGGCGACGAGTTTCGCGGCGGCGGCGTTGGGCGCGGAGGGCCTGGCGGCGGACGTGACGATGCTGGTGGGGAACGGGTTCGTGCCGGGGCACGCGGAGCTGGCGTTGGAGTTGTTGCGGGCCGAGCCGGGGGTGCGTGGTCTGTTCGAGGCGCGGCTGGCGGCAGACTGA
- a CDS encoding lysine 2,3-aminomutase translates to METIPTPRSTPVAVPAAGQPYEYRRAPLVEPDWTRFPGWRHVTREQWENAQWQRVNCVKNIKQLRTVLGDLVDESFYADLEADQKALATMSMLVPPQMINTMVPFAPMTTEALLADPIRRYMIPVASDRRTDWPSHPYASRDSLHEHDMWVAEGLTHRYPTKVLAELLSTCPQYCGHCTRMDLVGNSTPAVDKLKLTLKPVDRYDAHITYLKAHPGVRDVVVSGGDVANVPWRNLESYLMRLLEIETIRDIRLATKALMGLPQHWLQPDVVEGLERVARTAARRGVNLAIHTHVNHAQSLTPLVAKATQTALDVGVRDVRNQGVLMRGVNATSADLLDLCFALQGEAGILPYYFYMCDMIPNAEHWRVPVWHAQQLQHDIMGYLPGYATPRIVCDVPFVGKRWVHMLTDYDREHGISYWTKNYRTSIESADLEALNKRYAYYDPIDTLPDAGQSWWHTHRDD, encoded by the coding sequence GTGGAAACCATCCCGACGCCCCGCTCCACGCCGGTCGCCGTCCCCGCCGCCGGACAGCCCTACGAATACCGGCGCGCCCCCCTGGTCGAACCCGATTGGACCCGCTTCCCCGGCTGGCGCCACGTCACCCGCGAGCAATGGGAGAACGCCCAGTGGCAGCGGGTCAACTGCGTCAAGAACATCAAGCAGCTGCGCACCGTGCTCGGTGACCTCGTGGACGAAAGCTTCTACGCCGACCTCGAGGCCGACCAGAAGGCCCTGGCCACCATGTCCATGCTGGTGCCACCACAAATGATCAACACGATGGTGCCGTTCGCGCCCATGACCACCGAGGCGCTGCTCGCCGACCCGATCCGCCGCTACATGATCCCGGTCGCCTCCGACCGCCGCACCGACTGGCCCTCGCACCCCTACGCCAGCCGCGACAGCCTCCACGAACACGACATGTGGGTCGCCGAGGGCCTCACCCACCGCTACCCCACCAAGGTCCTCGCCGAACTGCTCTCCACCTGCCCGCAGTACTGCGGCCACTGCACCCGTATGGACCTCGTCGGCAACTCCACCCCCGCCGTCGACAAGCTCAAGCTCACCCTCAAACCGGTCGACAGGTACGACGCCCACATCACCTACCTCAAGGCCCACCCCGGCGTCCGCGACGTGGTCGTCTCCGGCGGCGACGTCGCCAACGTGCCCTGGCGCAACCTCGAGTCCTACCTCATGCGCCTGCTGGAGATCGAGACCATCCGCGACATCCGGCTCGCCACCAAGGCCCTCATGGGCCTGCCCCAGCACTGGCTCCAACCCGACGTCGTCGAGGGCCTCGAACGCGTCGCCCGCACCGCCGCCCGCCGCGGCGTCAACCTCGCCATCCACACCCACGTCAACCACGCCCAGTCGCTGACCCCGCTGGTCGCCAAGGCCACCCAGACCGCCCTCGACGTCGGCGTACGCGACGTCCGCAACCAGGGCGTGCTCATGCGCGGCGTCAACGCCACCAGCGCCGACCTGCTCGACCTCTGCTTCGCGCTCCAGGGCGAGGCGGGCATCCTGCCGTACTACTTCTACATGTGCGACATGATCCCCAACGCCGAACACTGGCGGGTCCCGGTCTGGCACGCCCAGCAGCTCCAGCACGACATCATGGGCTACCTGCCCGGCTACGCCACCCCGCGCATCGTCTGCGACGTCCCGTTCGTCGGCAAGCGCTGGGTGCACATGCTCACCGACTACGACCGCGAGCACGGCATCTCCTACTGGACCAAGAACTACCGCACCTCGATCGAGTCGGCCGACCTGGAAGCGCTCAACAAGCGCTACGCCTACTACGACCCGATCGACACCCTGCCCGACGCCGGCCAGTCCTGGTGGCACACCCACCGCGACGACTGA
- a CDS encoding CsbD family protein — MSFTDKAKNKAQEMTGMAKERIGDATDNERLRAEGASEQSTARAKQAGENVKQAGRDVKDAFEK; from the coding sequence ATGAGCTTCACCGACAAGGCGAAGAACAAGGCCCAGGAGATGACCGGCATGGCGAAGGAGCGCATCGGTGACGCCACCGACAACGAGCGGTTGCGGGCCGAGGGCGCCAGCGAGCAGAGCACGGCGCGCGCCAAGCAGGCCGGGGAGAACGTCAAGCAGGCCGGTCGCGACGTGAAGGACGCGTTCGAGAAGTGA
- a CDS encoding histidine phosphatase family protein — protein MNEILLVRHGETTWSASHRHTSYTDLELTPDGERQARALAPLLAGRRFVRVLSSPRQRATRTALLAGLTVDATDPDLAEWNYGEYEGRTTAAITEERPGWTIWTDGGPDGESPDQVGARLDRVLDRIAPLLEHGNVALVGHGHSLRVLGARWIGLPPAAGGLLRLDTATLSVLGHEHGRRVVKRWNLPAPTPTGNGPDQAARH, from the coding sequence GTGAATGAGATCCTGCTGGTCCGGCACGGCGAGACCACCTGGAGCGCCAGCCACCGGCACACCTCGTACACCGACCTGGAGCTGACCCCCGACGGCGAACGACAGGCCCGCGCGCTCGCCCCCCTGCTCGCGGGCCGACGCTTCGTACGCGTGCTGTCCAGCCCACGGCAGCGCGCCACCCGCACCGCGCTCCTGGCCGGGCTCACCGTCGACGCCACCGACCCCGACCTGGCCGAGTGGAACTACGGCGAGTACGAGGGCCGCACCACCGCCGCCATCACCGAGGAACGACCGGGCTGGACGATCTGGACCGACGGCGGCCCCGACGGCGAGTCACCGGACCAGGTCGGCGCACGCCTCGACCGGGTCCTCGACCGGATCGCCCCGCTGCTGGAACACGGCAACGTCGCGCTCGTCGGGCACGGGCACAGCCTGCGGGTGCTCGGGGCACGCTGGATCGGGCTGCCGCCGGCGGCCGGCGGGCTGCTGCGGCTGGACACCGCCACGCTCAGCGTGCTCGGTCACGAACACGGCCGGCGGGTCGTCAAGCGCTGGAACCTGCCGGCTCCGACGCCGACCGGGAACGGACCCGACCAGGCAGCTCGGCACTGA
- a CDS encoding Lrp/AsnC family transcriptional regulator, with translation MEEIDRAIVAALTGDGRLSYTDLAERVGLSVSAVHQRVRRLEQRGVLKGYAARVSFEALDLPLTAFVAIRPFDPSQPDDAPERLAHLPEIDSCYSVAGEDFYLLLVRVAGPADLERLLQEIRTSANVTTRTTVVLSTPYEHRPPRISAELPGRVRSRSASEPAGSSA, from the coding sequence GTGGAGGAGATCGACCGCGCGATCGTGGCGGCGTTGACCGGGGACGGCCGCCTGTCGTACACGGACCTGGCCGAGCGGGTGGGCCTGTCCGTGTCCGCCGTGCACCAGCGGGTCCGCCGGCTGGAGCAACGCGGCGTGCTCAAGGGGTACGCCGCGCGGGTGTCGTTCGAGGCGCTGGACCTGCCGCTGACGGCGTTCGTGGCGATCCGGCCGTTCGATCCGTCGCAGCCCGACGACGCGCCGGAGCGGCTGGCGCACCTGCCGGAGATCGATTCCTGCTACTCGGTCGCGGGGGAGGACTTCTATCTCCTGCTCGTGCGGGTGGCCGGCCCGGCCGACCTGGAGCGGCTGCTGCAGGAGATCCGCACCTCCGCGAACGTCACCACCCGCACCACTGTCGTGCTCTCCACACCCTATGAGCACCGGCCGCCGCGGATCAGTGCCGAGCTGCCTGGTCGGGTCCGTTCCCGGTCGGCGTCGGAGCCGGCAGGTTCCAGCGCTTGA
- a CDS encoding DUF433 domain-containing protein produces the protein MTFPRITVDPDVMGGAPCVRQSRVPVATLLAMMAEGMSVTDILTDLPFLDEEDLAEVLNYAADAVRDRAAR, from the coding sequence GTGACCTTCCCCCGGATCACCGTCGACCCCGACGTCATGGGTGGCGCGCCGTGCGTGCGGCAGTCGCGCGTCCCGGTGGCCACGCTGCTGGCCATGATGGCCGAGGGCATGTCCGTCACGGACATCCTCACCGATCTGCCGTTCCTCGACGAGGAGGACCTGGCGGAGGTGTTGAACTACGCCGCGGACGCGGTCCGCGACCGCGCGGCGCGCTGA
- a CDS encoding acyl-CoA dehydrogenase family protein: MDVDRILPTDEAHDLLDLATELADRELAGRAADFEQRGEFPRDVLRILGRAGLLGLPYAEEHGGAAQPYEVYLQVLEILASRWLAVAEAVSVHTLSCHPLAAFGTDEQRKRLPDLIGGELLGAYCLSEPQGGSDAASLTTRAVRDGDDYVVTGTKAWITHARVADFYDIFCRTGGPGAKGISCLLADRDTPGIHPQAAERTMGLHASPVAQIAFDDARVPAERLIGGEGAGFAIAMSALDSGRLGIAACAVGLAQAALDYAVGYARERRQFGRAIIDFQGLGFNLADHATGISAARALMLAAARLRDAGRPYSIEAAKAKLFATDLAMRVTTDAVQVLGGAGYVADHPVERYMREAKVLQIVEGTNQIQRLVISRALAKG, translated from the coding sequence ATGGACGTCGACCGGATCCTGCCCACCGACGAGGCCCACGACCTGCTGGACCTCGCCACCGAGCTCGCCGACCGGGAGTTGGCCGGACGGGCCGCCGACTTCGAGCAGCGCGGCGAGTTCCCCCGCGACGTGCTGCGCATCCTGGGCCGGGCCGGCCTGCTCGGGCTGCCGTACGCCGAGGAGCACGGCGGCGCCGCCCAGCCGTACGAGGTCTACCTCCAGGTGCTGGAGATCCTCGCCAGCCGCTGGCTGGCCGTGGCCGAGGCCGTCAGCGTGCACACGCTGTCCTGCCACCCGCTGGCCGCGTTCGGCACCGACGAGCAGCGCAAGCGGCTGCCCGACCTGATCGGTGGGGAGTTGCTCGGGGCGTACTGCCTCTCCGAGCCGCAGGGCGGGTCGGACGCGGCGTCGCTCACCACCCGGGCGGTCCGCGACGGCGACGACTACGTGGTGACCGGCACCAAGGCGTGGATCACCCACGCCCGGGTCGCCGACTTCTACGACATCTTCTGCCGCACCGGCGGGCCCGGCGCGAAGGGCATCTCCTGCCTGCTGGCCGACCGGGACACGCCCGGCATCCACCCGCAGGCCGCCGAGCGCACCATGGGCCTGCACGCCTCCCCGGTGGCCCAGATCGCCTTCGACGACGCCCGGGTGCCGGCGGAGCGGCTGATCGGCGGCGAGGGCGCCGGTTTCGCCATCGCGATGTCCGCGCTGGACTCCGGGCGTCTCGGCATCGCCGCCTGCGCGGTGGGTCTGGCGCAGGCGGCGCTCGACTACGCGGTCGGCTACGCCCGGGAGCGCCGGCAGTTCGGCCGCGCGATCATCGACTTCCAGGGGCTGGGGTTCAACCTGGCCGACCACGCCACCGGCATCTCGGCCGCCCGCGCGCTCATGCTCGCCGCCGCGCGGCTGCGCGACGCCGGCCGGCCGTACTCGATCGAGGCGGCGAAGGCGAAGCTGTTCGCCACCGACCTGGCCATGCGGGTGACCACCGACGCGGTGCAGGTGCTCGGCGGCGCCGGCTACGTCGCCGACCATCCGGTCGAGCGGTACATGCGCGAGGCGAAGGTGCTCCAGATCGTCGAGGGCACCAACCAGATCCAGCGCCTGGTGATCTCCCGCGCCCTGGCCAAGGGCTAA
- a CDS encoding VWA domain-containing protein, whose product MTADHANRRQVLYWRLLARLFHPDEQPTLESASVAVVDDLGLPPALLDPAVSVDTVVQRFPALADELRGLLTADDTPGGTGPFQPGETEVRRAALAAKLLLNVFATGAGEVSAGQLARWQADAGWFEQACGVPPGELRRDGTGLGATLAGLEGDLVRRMRLREVLADPVLAARLTPSMSLIEQLLRDKSNLSGVALANAKSLIRRYVDQVAEVLRTQVAQATVGAVDRSVPPKRVFRNLDLDRTIWQNLTNWSPEDERLYVDRLYYRQTARRTTPARLIVVVDQSGSMVDSMVNCTILASIFAGLPKVDVHLIAYDTRALDLTPWVHDPFEVLLRTNLGGGNDGPVAMALARPKIVEPRNTVLVWISDFYEFDRSQPLFDGIEAVHRSGVKFIPVGSVNSSGHQSVNPWFRQRFKDLGTPVISGHIRKLVTELKNFLT is encoded by the coding sequence ATGACCGCCGACCACGCCAACCGCCGCCAGGTGCTCTACTGGCGGCTGCTCGCCCGCCTGTTCCACCCCGACGAGCAGCCCACGCTCGAGTCCGCGAGCGTCGCCGTGGTCGACGACCTCGGCCTGCCGCCCGCGCTGCTCGACCCGGCCGTCTCGGTGGACACCGTCGTCCAGCGCTTCCCGGCGCTCGCCGACGAGCTGCGCGGCCTGCTCACCGCCGACGACACCCCGGGCGGCACCGGGCCGTTCCAGCCGGGCGAGACCGAGGTACGCCGGGCCGCGCTCGCCGCCAAACTGCTGCTCAACGTGTTCGCCACCGGCGCCGGCGAGGTCAGCGCCGGGCAGCTCGCCCGCTGGCAGGCCGACGCCGGCTGGTTCGAGCAGGCGTGCGGCGTCCCGCCCGGCGAGTTGCGCCGCGACGGCACCGGCCTGGGCGCCACGCTCGCCGGCCTGGAGGGCGACCTGGTCCGCCGGATGCGCCTGCGGGAGGTCCTCGCCGACCCGGTGCTCGCCGCCCGGCTGACCCCGAGCATGTCCCTGATCGAGCAGCTCCTGCGCGACAAGTCGAACCTGTCCGGGGTGGCGCTGGCGAACGCCAAGTCGCTGATCCGCCGCTACGTCGACCAGGTCGCCGAGGTGCTGCGCACCCAGGTGGCGCAGGCCACCGTCGGCGCCGTCGACAGGTCGGTGCCGCCCAAGCGGGTCTTCCGCAACCTCGACCTGGACCGCACCATCTGGCAGAACCTGACCAACTGGAGCCCGGAGGACGAACGCCTCTACGTCGACCGGCTCTATTACCGGCAGACCGCCCGCCGCACCACCCCGGCCCGGCTCATCGTGGTCGTCGACCAGTCCGGCTCGATGGTCGACTCCATGGTCAACTGCACCATCCTCGCGTCCATCTTCGCCGGCCTGCCCAAGGTCGACGTGCACCTGATCGCCTACGACACCCGGGCGCTGGACCTCACCCCGTGGGTGCACGACCCGTTCGAGGTGCTGCTGCGCACCAACCTCGGCGGCGGCAACGACGGCCCGGTCGCCATGGCCCTGGCCCGCCCCAAAATCGTCGAGCCGCGAAACACCGTGCTGGTCTGGATCTCCGACTTCTACGAGTTCGACCGCTCCCAACCGCTGTTCGACGGCATCGAGGCGGTGCACCGCTCCGGGGTGAAGTTCATCCCCGTCGGCTCCGTCAACAGCTCCGGCCACCAGAGCGTCAACCCCTGGTTCCGGCAACGCTTCAAGGACCTCGGCACGCCCGTCATCTCCGGCCACATCCGCAAGCTCGTCACCGAGCTGAAGAACTTCCTCACCTAG
- a CDS encoding AAA family ATPase has protein sequence MSDMLRAPAEVKYADELAWLESVDTGPKPFSWRLSPRMVRLFILGSERADGLDREIPQKWFGDRSFVERSIVTLASDRGLLLIGDPGTGKSWLAELLSAAICRNSTLVVQGTAGTTEDHIKYSWNVSMVIARGQSRESMIPSPIMNAMEQGVIGRFEELTRSTSDVQDALISILSEKYVSIPELDHDNIVFAQPGFSIIATANSRDRGVNDLSSALKRRFNFVRIPVVTNKRSEAEIVRFRTGELLRRHRIELEVPPTLLDILLQSFADLRAAASAATSDDEKLESALSTAEQIGVLEDAVLHSQFFGDRTLRAQTLAGSLVGSLARRSPEDLAILNKYLHGVVEPRAKADGGDWDGFLDGGRQAIASLS, from the coding sequence ATGTCCGACATGCTCCGCGCCCCCGCCGAGGTCAAGTACGCCGACGAGCTGGCCTGGCTCGAATCGGTCGACACCGGGCCGAAGCCGTTCTCCTGGCGCCTCAGCCCCCGCATGGTCCGCCTGTTCATCCTCGGCTCCGAACGCGCCGACGGCCTCGACCGGGAGATCCCGCAGAAGTGGTTCGGCGACCGCAGCTTCGTCGAACGCAGCATCGTCACGCTCGCCTCCGACCGGGGCCTGCTGCTCATCGGTGACCCCGGCACCGGCAAGAGCTGGCTCGCCGAGCTGCTCTCCGCCGCGATCTGCCGCAACTCCACCCTGGTCGTGCAGGGCACCGCCGGCACCACCGAGGACCACATCAAATACTCCTGGAACGTCTCCATGGTCATCGCCCGCGGCCAGTCCCGCGAGTCGATGATCCCCTCGCCGATCATGAACGCGATGGAACAGGGCGTCATCGGCCGCTTCGAGGAGCTGACCCGCTCCACGAGCGACGTGCAGGACGCGCTCATCTCGATCCTGTCCGAGAAATACGTCTCCATCCCCGAGCTGGACCATGACAACATCGTCTTCGCCCAGCCCGGCTTCTCGATCATCGCCACCGCCAACAGCCGCGACCGGGGCGTCAACGACCTCTCCTCCGCGCTCAAGCGCCGGTTCAACTTCGTCCGCATCCCGGTCGTCACCAACAAGCGCAGCGAGGCGGAGATCGTCCGCTTCCGCACCGGGGAACTGCTGCGCCGGCACCGCATCGAGCTGGAGGTCCCCCCGACCCTGCTCGACATCCTGTTGCAGAGCTTCGCCGACCTGCGCGCCGCCGCGTCCGCCGCCACCAGCGACGACGAGAAGCTCGAGTCGGCGCTGTCCACCGCCGAGCAGATCGGCGTGCTGGAGGACGCCGTCCTGCACAGCCAGTTCTTCGGCGACCGCACCCTGCGCGCCCAGACCCTCGCCGGCTCCCTCGTCGGCTCGCTGGCCCGCCGCAGCCCGGAAGACCTCGCCATCCTCAACAAATACCTGCACGGCGTCGTCGAACCCCGCGCCAAGGCCGACGGCGGCGACTGGGACGGCTTCCTCGACGGCGGCCGCCAGGCGATCGCGTCCCTGTCATGA